The Haloarchaeobius litoreus DNA window GGTAGATGGTGTCCTTCTTCGCGACGTCGGTGACGGCCCACTCGGTGCCGTCGGCAGTCAGCGTGCCGGTGTCGGCGGGCTGGCCGCCGCCCGACGGGTAGAAGCAGGTGCGGTCGAGCACGACCCGGTCGCCGGCGACGCGCTCGACGGTCGCCTCGAACCGACGGGTGGCCGAATCTGTCAGGTAGAGCGCTTCAGTCACAGCAGAAACGAGGCTCTCCGGACACTTAATCCGCACTGTCGTAACGCCTAAGAGTTGTAGAGCCGTTTGTACGGATAACAATGACTACGGACCGTCTAATCTGGTGGGATTCTCTATGGGTGTCGAGATAAAGGAATCACGGGTCACCGACGAGGAGTTCGAGGAGATGCAAACGTTCGTGCACGATTACCTCCTCGCCAGCGTCGAGAACGAGGACGAAGGTGGCCGGATGCGCTGGTACCCGTGGCACTCCGCGGAGTACCGCTTCAACCACATCCTGAACGTCGTCGCCCTCGCGACGAAGATCGCGAAGCAGGAGGGCGCGGACGTGGACGTGACGCGGGTCGCCGCGCTGTTCCACGACATCGCGAAGCTCGACGCCGACCAGGACGTCCACGCCGAGGAGGGCGCTCGCGTCGCCCGGCAGTACCTCGAGACCCGCGGCGAGTTCCCGTCGTCGTTCGTCGACGAGGTGTGTCGCGCCATCGAGAACCACTCGTATCAGGGCGACCTCACGGACCTCTCGCTCGAGACCC harbors:
- a CDS encoding HD domain-containing protein; this encodes MGVEIKESRVTDEEFEEMQTFVHDYLLASVENEDEGGRMRWYPWHSAEYRFNHILNVVALATKIAKQEGADVDVTRVAALFHDIAKLDADQDVHAEEGARVARQYLETRGEFPSSFVDEVCRAIENHSYQGDLTDLSLETRCLIEADVLDKVGANGTALMLLRMGYEARTHMDAAEMVDRVLERGHDAAERIESDTAESIAHQRLKRVRWFREWLELEVAEMELGDVDPVV